In Capsicum annuum cultivar UCD-10X-F1 chromosome 11, UCD10Xv1.1, whole genome shotgun sequence, one genomic interval encodes:
- the LOC107847869 gene encoding cysteine-rich receptor-like protein kinase 2 isoform X5 gives MDKAMTLVAFRLFVFLSILLLPNVSEAEPRSQTVQIICGNQVEHNATAFVPNFIATMETISGQMRTRGYGVALTGSGPDANYGLAQCYGDLSLLDCTLCYAEARTVLPQCFPFNGGRIYLDGCFMRSENYTFDHQYLGPEDRHVCGNKTRKGSLFQQTARRAVQQAVANAPNSNGYARAEVAVPGATNETAYVLADCWRTISANSCRACLQNASASMMGCLPWSEGRALYTGCFMRYSDVNFLNAIASSGDSSSKGSVVVIIIAVVSAVAIFVMGATITFYMWKNKQIQKKRKGSNDVEKLVKTLNDSSLNFKYSTLEKATRSFDKVNKLGQGGFGTVYKGVLQDGREIAVKRLFFNNKHRAADFYNEVNIISSVEHKNLVRLLGCSCSGPESLLVYEFLPNHSLDRFIFDPSKGKTLNWEKRFDIIIGTAEGLVYLHENNKTRIIHRDIKASNILLDSRLRAKIADFGLARSFQEDKSHISTAIAGTLGYMAPEYLAHGQLTEKADVYSFGVLLLEIVTGRQNNRSKNTEYSDSLISIVDLTIDVDETGMASFST, from the exons ATGGACAAAGCGATGACATTAGTTGCGTTTAGACTATTTGTTTTTCTGTCTATTTTACTTCTGCCAAATGTATCAGAAGCTGAACCTAGATCTCAGACGGTCCAGATCATATGTGGTAACCAGGTTGAGCATAATGCTACAGCTTTTGTCCCGAATTTTATTGCCACAATGGAAACCATAAGTGGGCAAATGAGAACCCGAGGCTATGGAGTTGCACTCACCGGCAGTGGACCGGATGCTAACTATGGACTAGCACAGTGTTATGGTGATCTTTCTTTACTTGACTGTACCCTATGCTATGCTGAGGCTCGAACTGTCCTTCCCCAATGCTTTCCTTTCAATGGAGGGCGAATTTATCTAGATGGCTGCTTTATGCGGTCGGAGAATTACACATTCGATCACCAGTATTTAGGACCTGAAGACAGACATGTCTGTGGAAATAAAACCAGAAAGGGTTCGTTGTTCCAGCAAACTGCTAGGCGAGCTGTCCAGCAAGCAGTTGCTAATGCACCAAACAGTAATGGCTATGCACGTGCTGAAGTGGCAGTGCCTGGGGCAACGAACGAGACAGCATATGTCCTAGCTGATTGCTGGAGAACCATTAGTGCTAACTCGTGTCGAGCTTGTTTGCAAAATGCATCTGCCTCCATGATGGGGTGCTTACCTTGGTCAGAAGGCCGAGCATTGTACACAGGATGCTTCATGAGGTACTCAGATGTCAATTTTCTTAATGCTATAGCTAGCAGTGGAGACTCATCATCAAAAG GAAGTGTGGTAGTTATTATAATTGCTGTTGTTAGTGCTGTGGCCATCTTCGTAATGGGAGCTACTATCACCTTTTATATGTGGAAGAACAAGCAAATACAGAAGAAGCGAAAAG GTTCCAATGATGTGGAGAAATTAGTGAAGACCCTTAATGACAGCAGCCTGAACTTCAAGTATTCAACTCTTGAGAAAGCCACGAGATCTTTTGACAAGGTGAACAAGCTTGGGCAAGGTGGATTTGGCACAGTTTATAAG GGAGTTCTACAAGACGGGAGAGAGATAGCTGTCAAAAGGCTGTTCTTCAACAACAAACACAGAGCTGCGGATTTTTACAATGAAGTCAATATTATTAGCAGTGTTGAGCACAAAAATCTAGTAAGGTTATTAGGGTGCAGTTGTTCTGGACCTGAAAGCCTTCTTGTGTATGAGTTCCTCCCGAACCATAGTCTAGATCGGTTTATCTTTG ACCCTAGCAAAGGCAAAACATTGAACTGGGAGAAAAGATTTGACATCATTATAGGGACTGCAGAAGGTTTGGTCTACCTCCATGAAAACAACAAGACGAGGATTATTCATAGAGATATAAAAGCCAGCAACATCCTGTTAGATTCGAGGCTCAGAGCAAAAATTGCTGATTTTGGCTTGGCTAGGTCTTTCCAAGAAGACAAGAGTCACATAAGCACTGCTATTGCTGGGACTTT AGGATATATGGCGCCAGAATACTTGGCCCATGGCCAATTAACCGAAAAGGCAGATGTATACAGCTTTGGTGTTCTTTTATTGGAGATTGTTACTGGAAGGCAGAATAATAGAAGTAAAAACACTGAATACTCTGACAGCTTAATTTCGATT GTTGATTTAACCATTGACGTGGATGAAACAGGCATGGCATCATTTTCAACATGA
- the LOC107847869 gene encoding cysteine-rich receptor-like protein kinase 2 isoform X3 — protein sequence METISGQMRTRGYGVALTGSGPDANYGLAQCYGDLSLLDCTLCYAEARTVLPQCFPFNGGRIYLDGCFMRSENYTFDHQYLGPEDRHVCGNKTRKGSLFQQTARRAVQQAVANAPNSNGYARAEVAVPGATNETAYVLADCWRTISANSCRACLQNASASMMGCLPWSEGRALYTGCFMRYSDVNFLNAIASSGDSSSKGSVVVIIIAVVSAVAIFVMGATITFYMWKNKQIQKKRKGSNDVEKLVKTLNDSSLNFKYSTLEKATRSFDKVNKLGQGGFGTVYKGVLQDGREIAVKRLFFNNKHRAADFYNEVNIISSVEHKNLVRLLGCSCSGPESLLVYEFLPNHSLDRFIFDPSKGKTLNWEKRFDIIIGTAEGLVYLHENNKTRIIHRDIKASNILLDSRLRAKIADFGLARSFQEDKSHISTAIAGTLGYMAPEYLAHGQLTEKADVYSFGVLLLEIVTGRQNNRSKNTEYSDSLISIAWHHFQHERVEELFDPNLTLHNHHTSNVKREVLRMVHVGLLCTQEVPGLRPSMSKALQMLVKKEEELPAPTNPPFVDEKTMELHDPWDTPSYPHREGDSASIANISHSSFYPR from the exons ATGGAAACCATAAGTGGGCAAATGAGAACCCGAGGCTATGGAGTTGCACTCACCGGCAGTGGACCGGATGCTAACTATGGACTAGCACAGTGTTATGGTGATCTTTCTTTACTTGACTGTACCCTATGCTATGCTGAGGCTCGAACTGTCCTTCCCCAATGCTTTCCTTTCAATGGAGGGCGAATTTATCTAGATGGCTGCTTTATGCGGTCGGAGAATTACACATTCGATCACCAGTATTTAGGACCTGAAGACAGACATGTCTGTGGAAATAAAACCAGAAAGGGTTCGTTGTTCCAGCAAACTGCTAGGCGAGCTGTCCAGCAAGCAGTTGCTAATGCACCAAACAGTAATGGCTATGCACGTGCTGAAGTGGCAGTGCCTGGGGCAACGAACGAGACAGCATATGTCCTAGCTGATTGCTGGAGAACCATTAGTGCTAACTCGTGTCGAGCTTGTTTGCAAAATGCATCTGCCTCCATGATGGGGTGCTTACCTTGGTCAGAAGGCCGAGCATTGTACACAGGATGCTTCATGAGGTACTCAGATGTCAATTTTCTTAATGCTATAGCTAGCAGTGGAGACTCATCATCAAAAG GAAGTGTGGTAGTTATTATAATTGCTGTTGTTAGTGCTGTGGCCATCTTCGTAATGGGAGCTACTATCACCTTTTATATGTGGAAGAACAAGCAAATACAGAAGAAGCGAAAAG GTTCCAATGATGTGGAGAAATTAGTGAAGACCCTTAATGACAGCAGCCTGAACTTCAAGTATTCAACTCTTGAGAAAGCCACGAGATCTTTTGACAAGGTGAACAAGCTTGGGCAAGGTGGATTTGGCACAGTTTATAAG GGAGTTCTACAAGACGGGAGAGAGATAGCTGTCAAAAGGCTGTTCTTCAACAACAAACACAGAGCTGCGGATTTTTACAATGAAGTCAATATTATTAGCAGTGTTGAGCACAAAAATCTAGTAAGGTTATTAGGGTGCAGTTGTTCTGGACCTGAAAGCCTTCTTGTGTATGAGTTCCTCCCGAACCATAGTCTAGATCGGTTTATCTTTG ACCCTAGCAAAGGCAAAACATTGAACTGGGAGAAAAGATTTGACATCATTATAGGGACTGCAGAAGGTTTGGTCTACCTCCATGAAAACAACAAGACGAGGATTATTCATAGAGATATAAAAGCCAGCAACATCCTGTTAGATTCGAGGCTCAGAGCAAAAATTGCTGATTTTGGCTTGGCTAGGTCTTTCCAAGAAGACAAGAGTCACATAAGCACTGCTATTGCTGGGACTTT AGGATATATGGCGCCAGAATACTTGGCCCATGGCCAATTAACCGAAAAGGCAGATGTATACAGCTTTGGTGTTCTTTTATTGGAGATTGTTACTGGAAGGCAGAATAATAGAAGTAAAAACACTGAATACTCTGACAGCTTAATTTCGATT GCATGGCATCATTTTCAACATGAGAGAGTAGAGGAACTGTTTGATCCAAATCTTACGCTGCATAACCATCATACAAGCAATGTAAAAAGGGAGGTTCTAAGAATGGTACATGTAGGACTTTTGTGCACACAAGAGGTGCCGGGATTAAGACCATCGATGTCTAAGGCATTGCAGATGCTagtaaagaaagaagaagagttaCCTGCACCAACTAATCCTCCCTTTGTAGATGAGAAAACCATGGAGCTTCATGACCCTTGGGATACGCCATCTTATCCCCATAGAGAAGGTGATTCGGCTTCAATTGCCAACATTTCTCACAGCTCTTTCTATCCCAGATGA
- the LOC107847869 gene encoding cysteine-rich receptor-like protein kinase 2 isoform X2, with amino-acid sequence MDKAMTLVAFRLFVFLSILLLPNVSEAEPRSQTVQIICGNQVEHNATAFVPNFIATMETISGQMRTRGYGVALTGSGPDANYGLAQCYGDLSLLDCTLCYAEARTVLPQCFPFNGGRIYLDGCFMRSENYTFDHQYLGPEDRHVCGNKTRKGSLFQQTARRAVQQAVANAPNSNGYARAEVAVPGATNETAYVLADCWRTISANSCRACLQNASASMMGCLPWSEGRALYTGCFMRYSDVNFLNAIASSGDSSSKGSVVVIIIAVVSAVAIFVMGATITFYMWKNKQIQKKRKGSNDVEKLVKTLNDSSLNFKYSTLEKATRSFDKVNKLGQGGFGTVYKGVLQDGREIAVKRLFFNNKHRAADFYNEVNIISSVEHKNLVRLLGCSCSGPESLLVYEFLPNHSLDRFIFDPSKGKTLNWEKRFDIIIGTAEGLVYLHENNKTRIIHRDIKASNILLDSRLRAKIADFGLARSFQEDKSHISTAIAGTLGYMAPEYLAHGQLTEKADVYSFGVLLLEIVTGRQNNRSKNTEYSDSLISIAWHHFQHERVEELFDPNLTLHNHHTSNVKREVLRMVHVGLLCTQEVPGLRPSMSKALQMLVKKEEELPAPTNPPFVDEKTMELHDPWDTPSYPHREGDSASIANISHSSFYPR; translated from the exons ATGGACAAAGCGATGACATTAGTTGCGTTTAGACTATTTGTTTTTCTGTCTATTTTACTTCTGCCAAATGTATCAGAAGCTGAACCTAGATCTCAGACGGTCCAGATCATATGTGGTAACCAGGTTGAGCATAATGCTACAGCTTTTGTCCCGAATTTTATTGCCACAATGGAAACCATAAGTGGGCAAATGAGAACCCGAGGCTATGGAGTTGCACTCACCGGCAGTGGACCGGATGCTAACTATGGACTAGCACAGTGTTATGGTGATCTTTCTTTACTTGACTGTACCCTATGCTATGCTGAGGCTCGAACTGTCCTTCCCCAATGCTTTCCTTTCAATGGAGGGCGAATTTATCTAGATGGCTGCTTTATGCGGTCGGAGAATTACACATTCGATCACCAGTATTTAGGACCTGAAGACAGACATGTCTGTGGAAATAAAACCAGAAAGGGTTCGTTGTTCCAGCAAACTGCTAGGCGAGCTGTCCAGCAAGCAGTTGCTAATGCACCAAACAGTAATGGCTATGCACGTGCTGAAGTGGCAGTGCCTGGGGCAACGAACGAGACAGCATATGTCCTAGCTGATTGCTGGAGAACCATTAGTGCTAACTCGTGTCGAGCTTGTTTGCAAAATGCATCTGCCTCCATGATGGGGTGCTTACCTTGGTCAGAAGGCCGAGCATTGTACACAGGATGCTTCATGAGGTACTCAGATGTCAATTTTCTTAATGCTATAGCTAGCAGTGGAGACTCATCATCAAAAG GAAGTGTGGTAGTTATTATAATTGCTGTTGTTAGTGCTGTGGCCATCTTCGTAATGGGAGCTACTATCACCTTTTATATGTGGAAGAACAAGCAAATACAGAAGAAGCGAAAAG GTTCCAATGATGTGGAGAAATTAGTGAAGACCCTTAATGACAGCAGCCTGAACTTCAAGTATTCAACTCTTGAGAAAGCCACGAGATCTTTTGACAAGGTGAACAAGCTTGGGCAAGGTGGATTTGGCACAGTTTATAAG GGAGTTCTACAAGACGGGAGAGAGATAGCTGTCAAAAGGCTGTTCTTCAACAACAAACACAGAGCTGCGGATTTTTACAATGAAGTCAATATTATTAGCAGTGTTGAGCACAAAAATCTAGTAAGGTTATTAGGGTGCAGTTGTTCTGGACCTGAAAGCCTTCTTGTGTATGAGTTCCTCCCGAACCATAGTCTAGATCGGTTTATCTTTG ACCCTAGCAAAGGCAAAACATTGAACTGGGAGAAAAGATTTGACATCATTATAGGGACTGCAGAAGGTTTGGTCTACCTCCATGAAAACAACAAGACGAGGATTATTCATAGAGATATAAAAGCCAGCAACATCCTGTTAGATTCGAGGCTCAGAGCAAAAATTGCTGATTTTGGCTTGGCTAGGTCTTTCCAAGAAGACAAGAGTCACATAAGCACTGCTATTGCTGGGACTTT AGGATATATGGCGCCAGAATACTTGGCCCATGGCCAATTAACCGAAAAGGCAGATGTATACAGCTTTGGTGTTCTTTTATTGGAGATTGTTACTGGAAGGCAGAATAATAGAAGTAAAAACACTGAATACTCTGACAGCTTAATTTCGATT GCATGGCATCATTTTCAACATGAGAGAGTAGAGGAACTGTTTGATCCAAATCTTACGCTGCATAACCATCATACAAGCAATGTAAAAAGGGAGGTTCTAAGAATGGTACATGTAGGACTTTTGTGCACACAAGAGGTGCCGGGATTAAGACCATCGATGTCTAAGGCATTGCAGATGCTagtaaagaaagaagaagagttaCCTGCACCAACTAATCCTCCCTTTGTAGATGAGAAAACCATGGAGCTTCATGACCCTTGGGATACGCCATCTTATCCCCATAGAGAAGGTGATTCGGCTTCAATTGCCAACATTTCTCACAGCTCTTTCTATCCCAGATGA
- the LOC107847869 gene encoding cysteine-rich receptor-like protein kinase 2 isoform X4, protein MLSRDFINLISCSREMDKAMTLVAFRLFVFLSILLLPNVSEAEPRSQTVQIICGNQVEHNATAFVPNFIATMETISGQMRTRGYGVALTGSGPDANYGLAQCYGDLSLLDCTLCYAEARTVLPQCFPFNGGRIYLDGCFMRSENYTFDHQYLGPEDRHVCGNKTRKGSLFQQTARRAVQQAVANAPNSNGYARAEVAVPGATNETAYVLADCWRTISANSCRACLQNASASMMGCLPWSEGRALYTGCFMRYSDVNFLNAIASSGDSSSKGSVVVIIIAVVSAVAIFVMGATITFYMWKNKQIQKKRKGSNDVEKLVKTLNDSSLNFKYSTLEKATRSFDKVNKLGQGGFGTVYKGVLQDGREIAVKRLFFNNKHRAADFYNEVNIISSVEHKNLVRLLGCSCSGPESLLVYEFLPNHSLDRFIFDPSKGKTLNWEKRFDIIIGTAEGLVYLHENNKTRIIHRDIKASNILLDSRLRAKIADFGLARSFQEDKSHISTAIAGTLGYMAPEYLAHGQLTEKADVYSFGVLLLEIVTGRQNNRSKNTEYSDSLISIVDLTIDVDETGMASFST, encoded by the exons ATGTTGAGCAGGGATTTCATCAATCTAATATCTTGCAGTCGGGAAATGGACAAAGCGATGACATTAGTTGCGTTTAGACTATTTGTTTTTCTGTCTATTTTACTTCTGCCAAATGTATCAGAAGCTGAACCTAGATCTCAGACGGTCCAGATCATATGTGGTAACCAGGTTGAGCATAATGCTACAGCTTTTGTCCCGAATTTTATTGCCACAATGGAAACCATAAGTGGGCAAATGAGAACCCGAGGCTATGGAGTTGCACTCACCGGCAGTGGACCGGATGCTAACTATGGACTAGCACAGTGTTATGGTGATCTTTCTTTACTTGACTGTACCCTATGCTATGCTGAGGCTCGAACTGTCCTTCCCCAATGCTTTCCTTTCAATGGAGGGCGAATTTATCTAGATGGCTGCTTTATGCGGTCGGAGAATTACACATTCGATCACCAGTATTTAGGACCTGAAGACAGACATGTCTGTGGAAATAAAACCAGAAAGGGTTCGTTGTTCCAGCAAACTGCTAGGCGAGCTGTCCAGCAAGCAGTTGCTAATGCACCAAACAGTAATGGCTATGCACGTGCTGAAGTGGCAGTGCCTGGGGCAACGAACGAGACAGCATATGTCCTAGCTGATTGCTGGAGAACCATTAGTGCTAACTCGTGTCGAGCTTGTTTGCAAAATGCATCTGCCTCCATGATGGGGTGCTTACCTTGGTCAGAAGGCCGAGCATTGTACACAGGATGCTTCATGAGGTACTCAGATGTCAATTTTCTTAATGCTATAGCTAGCAGTGGAGACTCATCATCAAAAG GAAGTGTGGTAGTTATTATAATTGCTGTTGTTAGTGCTGTGGCCATCTTCGTAATGGGAGCTACTATCACCTTTTATATGTGGAAGAACAAGCAAATACAGAAGAAGCGAAAAG GTTCCAATGATGTGGAGAAATTAGTGAAGACCCTTAATGACAGCAGCCTGAACTTCAAGTATTCAACTCTTGAGAAAGCCACGAGATCTTTTGACAAGGTGAACAAGCTTGGGCAAGGTGGATTTGGCACAGTTTATAAG GGAGTTCTACAAGACGGGAGAGAGATAGCTGTCAAAAGGCTGTTCTTCAACAACAAACACAGAGCTGCGGATTTTTACAATGAAGTCAATATTATTAGCAGTGTTGAGCACAAAAATCTAGTAAGGTTATTAGGGTGCAGTTGTTCTGGACCTGAAAGCCTTCTTGTGTATGAGTTCCTCCCGAACCATAGTCTAGATCGGTTTATCTTTG ACCCTAGCAAAGGCAAAACATTGAACTGGGAGAAAAGATTTGACATCATTATAGGGACTGCAGAAGGTTTGGTCTACCTCCATGAAAACAACAAGACGAGGATTATTCATAGAGATATAAAAGCCAGCAACATCCTGTTAGATTCGAGGCTCAGAGCAAAAATTGCTGATTTTGGCTTGGCTAGGTCTTTCCAAGAAGACAAGAGTCACATAAGCACTGCTATTGCTGGGACTTT AGGATATATGGCGCCAGAATACTTGGCCCATGGCCAATTAACCGAAAAGGCAGATGTATACAGCTTTGGTGTTCTTTTATTGGAGATTGTTACTGGAAGGCAGAATAATAGAAGTAAAAACACTGAATACTCTGACAGCTTAATTTCGATT GTTGATTTAACCATTGACGTGGATGAAACAGGCATGGCATCATTTTCAACATGA
- the LOC107847869 gene encoding cysteine-rich receptor-like protein kinase 2 isoform X1: MLSRDFINLISCSREMDKAMTLVAFRLFVFLSILLLPNVSEAEPRSQTVQIICGNQVEHNATAFVPNFIATMETISGQMRTRGYGVALTGSGPDANYGLAQCYGDLSLLDCTLCYAEARTVLPQCFPFNGGRIYLDGCFMRSENYTFDHQYLGPEDRHVCGNKTRKGSLFQQTARRAVQQAVANAPNSNGYARAEVAVPGATNETAYVLADCWRTISANSCRACLQNASASMMGCLPWSEGRALYTGCFMRYSDVNFLNAIASSGDSSSKGSVVVIIIAVVSAVAIFVMGATITFYMWKNKQIQKKRKGSNDVEKLVKTLNDSSLNFKYSTLEKATRSFDKVNKLGQGGFGTVYKGVLQDGREIAVKRLFFNNKHRAADFYNEVNIISSVEHKNLVRLLGCSCSGPESLLVYEFLPNHSLDRFIFDPSKGKTLNWEKRFDIIIGTAEGLVYLHENNKTRIIHRDIKASNILLDSRLRAKIADFGLARSFQEDKSHISTAIAGTLGYMAPEYLAHGQLTEKADVYSFGVLLLEIVTGRQNNRSKNTEYSDSLISIAWHHFQHERVEELFDPNLTLHNHHTSNVKREVLRMVHVGLLCTQEVPGLRPSMSKALQMLVKKEEELPAPTNPPFVDEKTMELHDPWDTPSYPHREGDSASIANISHSSFYPR; the protein is encoded by the exons ATGTTGAGCAGGGATTTCATCAATCTAATATCTTGCAGTCGGGAAATGGACAAAGCGATGACATTAGTTGCGTTTAGACTATTTGTTTTTCTGTCTATTTTACTTCTGCCAAATGTATCAGAAGCTGAACCTAGATCTCAGACGGTCCAGATCATATGTGGTAACCAGGTTGAGCATAATGCTACAGCTTTTGTCCCGAATTTTATTGCCACAATGGAAACCATAAGTGGGCAAATGAGAACCCGAGGCTATGGAGTTGCACTCACCGGCAGTGGACCGGATGCTAACTATGGACTAGCACAGTGTTATGGTGATCTTTCTTTACTTGACTGTACCCTATGCTATGCTGAGGCTCGAACTGTCCTTCCCCAATGCTTTCCTTTCAATGGAGGGCGAATTTATCTAGATGGCTGCTTTATGCGGTCGGAGAATTACACATTCGATCACCAGTATTTAGGACCTGAAGACAGACATGTCTGTGGAAATAAAACCAGAAAGGGTTCGTTGTTCCAGCAAACTGCTAGGCGAGCTGTCCAGCAAGCAGTTGCTAATGCACCAAACAGTAATGGCTATGCACGTGCTGAAGTGGCAGTGCCTGGGGCAACGAACGAGACAGCATATGTCCTAGCTGATTGCTGGAGAACCATTAGTGCTAACTCGTGTCGAGCTTGTTTGCAAAATGCATCTGCCTCCATGATGGGGTGCTTACCTTGGTCAGAAGGCCGAGCATTGTACACAGGATGCTTCATGAGGTACTCAGATGTCAATTTTCTTAATGCTATAGCTAGCAGTGGAGACTCATCATCAAAAG GAAGTGTGGTAGTTATTATAATTGCTGTTGTTAGTGCTGTGGCCATCTTCGTAATGGGAGCTACTATCACCTTTTATATGTGGAAGAACAAGCAAATACAGAAGAAGCGAAAAG GTTCCAATGATGTGGAGAAATTAGTGAAGACCCTTAATGACAGCAGCCTGAACTTCAAGTATTCAACTCTTGAGAAAGCCACGAGATCTTTTGACAAGGTGAACAAGCTTGGGCAAGGTGGATTTGGCACAGTTTATAAG GGAGTTCTACAAGACGGGAGAGAGATAGCTGTCAAAAGGCTGTTCTTCAACAACAAACACAGAGCTGCGGATTTTTACAATGAAGTCAATATTATTAGCAGTGTTGAGCACAAAAATCTAGTAAGGTTATTAGGGTGCAGTTGTTCTGGACCTGAAAGCCTTCTTGTGTATGAGTTCCTCCCGAACCATAGTCTAGATCGGTTTATCTTTG ACCCTAGCAAAGGCAAAACATTGAACTGGGAGAAAAGATTTGACATCATTATAGGGACTGCAGAAGGTTTGGTCTACCTCCATGAAAACAACAAGACGAGGATTATTCATAGAGATATAAAAGCCAGCAACATCCTGTTAGATTCGAGGCTCAGAGCAAAAATTGCTGATTTTGGCTTGGCTAGGTCTTTCCAAGAAGACAAGAGTCACATAAGCACTGCTATTGCTGGGACTTT AGGATATATGGCGCCAGAATACTTGGCCCATGGCCAATTAACCGAAAAGGCAGATGTATACAGCTTTGGTGTTCTTTTATTGGAGATTGTTACTGGAAGGCAGAATAATAGAAGTAAAAACACTGAATACTCTGACAGCTTAATTTCGATT GCATGGCATCATTTTCAACATGAGAGAGTAGAGGAACTGTTTGATCCAAATCTTACGCTGCATAACCATCATACAAGCAATGTAAAAAGGGAGGTTCTAAGAATGGTACATGTAGGACTTTTGTGCACACAAGAGGTGCCGGGATTAAGACCATCGATGTCTAAGGCATTGCAGATGCTagtaaagaaagaagaagagttaCCTGCACCAACTAATCCTCCCTTTGTAGATGAGAAAACCATGGAGCTTCATGACCCTTGGGATACGCCATCTTATCCCCATAGAGAAGGTGATTCGGCTTCAATTGCCAACATTTCTCACAGCTCTTTCTATCCCAGATGA